A genomic region of Bosea sp. 124 contains the following coding sequences:
- a CDS encoding SDR family NAD(P)-dependent oxidoreductase: MYGLNGRKAIVTGAAHGIGRAIAARLLAEGCEVGIFDLDLAAAQATADVLGKDGGKVVVAAGDVSSRDDVAAGIGLLKAALGPIDILVNNAGICKVGKLLETSEAEWKATFGINVDGLFHVTRQVAPGMVERRSGTIVNIASWMGKSGVAAYGAYCASKFAVVSLTQSLALEIGEYGIRVNAIAPGLIVDTKMRDESEVQRAAEGLPTASDRAKSIPLRRAGLPSDIAKTVAFLASDEADYITGETISVTGGIWND; this comes from the coding sequence ATGTATGGACTCAACGGGCGCAAGGCGATCGTCACCGGAGCGGCGCACGGCATCGGCCGGGCCATCGCGGCACGGCTGCTTGCGGAAGGCTGCGAGGTCGGCATCTTCGATCTCGACCTCGCGGCGGCGCAGGCGACAGCCGACGTGCTTGGCAAGGATGGCGGCAAGGTCGTCGTCGCGGCCGGAGACGTCTCGTCGAGAGACGATGTGGCGGCCGGCATCGGCCTGCTGAAGGCTGCGCTCGGGCCGATCGACATCCTCGTGAACAATGCCGGCATCTGCAAGGTCGGCAAGCTGCTGGAGACGAGCGAGGCGGAGTGGAAGGCGACCTTCGGCATCAATGTCGACGGGCTGTTCCATGTCACCCGCCAGGTCGCACCGGGCATGGTCGAGCGCCGCAGCGGCACGATCGTGAACATCGCCTCCTGGATGGGCAAATCGGGCGTCGCGGCCTATGGCGCCTATTGCGCCTCGAAATTCGCGGTGGTTTCGCTGACACAGTCGCTGGCGCTGGAGATCGGCGAATACGGCATCCGCGTCAACGCGATCGCGCCCGGTCTCATCGTCGACACCAAAATGCGCGACGAATCGGAGGTCCAGCGCGCCGCCGAGGGGCTTCCGACCGCCAGCGACCGGGCCAAGTCGATCCCGCTGCGCCGCGCCGGCCTGCCGTCCGATATCGCCAAGACGGTAGCCTTCCTGGCTTCCGACGAGGCAGACTATATCACCGGCGAAACCATCAGCGTGACCGGCGGCATCTGGAACGATTGA
- a CDS encoding SDR family oxidoreductase, which translates to MTNPLFDLSGKIALVTGSSRGLGRAMAEGLAVAGARILINGTDPVRVAETVSQFHEAGHAAEPAAFDVTAEAEIVAAFETFDAAGIAVDILVNNAGIQFRKPMVELATADWQRVIDTNLTSAFMIGREAAKRMIARGSGKVINIGSLTSELARATVAPYTVAKGGIKMLTRAMAAEWAEHGIQANAIGPGYMITDMNQALIDNPTFDAWVKGRTPARRWGKPAELVGAAVFLASAASDYVNGQIIYVDGGMSSVL; encoded by the coding sequence ATGACCAATCCCCTCTTCGATCTCTCGGGCAAGATCGCGCTCGTCACCGGCTCCTCGCGGGGCCTGGGCCGTGCCATGGCGGAAGGGCTGGCCGTCGCCGGTGCCCGCATCCTGATCAACGGCACGGACCCGGTGCGGGTGGCCGAGACCGTGTCGCAGTTCCACGAGGCCGGCCATGCCGCCGAGCCGGCCGCCTTCGACGTGACGGCCGAGGCCGAGATCGTCGCGGCCTTCGAGACCTTCGATGCGGCCGGGATCGCTGTGGACATCCTCGTCAACAATGCCGGCATCCAGTTCCGCAAGCCGATGGTCGAACTCGCGACGGCCGATTGGCAGCGGGTGATCGACACGAACCTGACCTCGGCCTTCATGATCGGGCGCGAGGCGGCCAAGCGCATGATCGCGCGCGGCTCCGGCAAGGTCATCAATATCGGCTCGCTGACCAGCGAGCTCGCGCGGGCGACGGTGGCGCCCTACACGGTCGCCAAGGGCGGCATCAAGATGCTGACCCGCGCGATGGCGGCGGAGTGGGCCGAGCACGGCATTCAGGCGAACGCGATCGGGCCGGGCTACATGATCACCGACATGAACCAGGCGCTGATCGACAATCCGACCTTCGACGCCTGGGTGAAGGGTCGCACGCCGGCCCGGCGCTGGGGCAAGCCGGCGGAACTCGTCGGGGCCGCGGTTTTCCTGGCCTCGGCGGCCTCCGACTATGTCAACGGCCAGATCATCTATGTCGATGGCGGGATGTCTTCCGTCCTCTGA
- a CDS encoding GntR family transcriptional regulator → MAQGASRPKLVEADEGAPQRRNRVNLFDLAYQRIEELLVRCELAPGRFLAMQDLQDLTGFGRTPVHHAVNRLAADTLIVIRPRHGLQIAPIDLARERVLLQLRRDIERFVIRLAAERAGPSHRNQMLHMERLLRERRDGLSLAEFNALDRRIDQMVLAAAGEPFLEHTLRPLHTIFRRIGFIYHTHMAQMPSLDGTIDHHLSVLNAVATRNAERGVAASDALIAFVDGMFDEMETRIDPSLLDCSVEPLLSP, encoded by the coding sequence ATGGCCCAGGGCGCAAGCCGGCCGAAACTGGTCGAGGCGGATGAAGGCGCGCCGCAGCGCCGCAACCGCGTCAACCTGTTCGATCTGGCCTATCAGCGCATTGAGGAATTGCTGGTCCGCTGCGAACTCGCGCCCGGGCGCTTTCTTGCCATGCAGGATCTGCAGGACCTCACCGGCTTCGGCCGCACGCCGGTCCACCACGCCGTCAACCGCCTCGCCGCCGACACGCTGATCGTGATCCGGCCGCGCCACGGCCTCCAGATTGCGCCGATCGACCTTGCCCGCGAGCGCGTGCTGCTGCAGCTGCGCCGCGACATCGAGCGCTTCGTCATCAGGCTCGCGGCCGAGCGGGCCGGCCCCTCGCACCGCAACCAAATGCTGCACATGGAGCGCCTGCTGCGCGAGCGGCGCGACGGGCTGTCACTCGCCGAATTCAACGCGCTCGACCGCCGGATCGACCAGATGGTTCTGGCCGCCGCCGGCGAGCCCTTCCTCGAGCACACGCTGCGACCGCTCCACACCATCTTCCGGCGCATCGGCTTCATCTATCATACCCATATGGCGCAGATGCCCAGCCTTGACGGCACCATCGACCATCACCTCTCCGTCCTGAACGCTGTCGCGACGCGCAATGCCGAGCGCGGCGTCGCGGCGTCGGACGCGCTGATCGCCTTCGTCGACGGCATGTTCGACGAGATGGAGACCCGCATCGATCCGTCCCTGCTCGATTGCAGCGTCGAACCGCTGCTGAGCCCCTGA
- a CDS encoding amino acid ABC transporter permease, whose amino-acid sequence MQTFGWPEAYFILRAASWTLALTAIAFVIGSIIGGVFAIMRLSRIKLLRRFAAGYILVVQSIPVLMVLFMSYYGLSAAGIELPPFLAASASLAIYASAYLAEIWRGSIESVPRQQWEASASLALTTPQQYRYVILPQALRISLPPTVGFLVQLVKNTSIVQVVGFVDLMRAGMLVNNATYQAFQIFTLVAAIYFAICFPLSRLSRHLEKVMNASRSH is encoded by the coding sequence ATGCAGACCTTCGGTTGGCCCGAGGCCTATTTCATCCTGCGCGCGGCAAGCTGGACGCTGGCGCTCACCGCCATCGCCTTCGTCATTGGCAGCATCATTGGCGGCGTCTTCGCGATCATGCGACTGTCGCGGATCAAACTGCTGCGCCGTTTCGCGGCTGGCTACATCCTGGTGGTGCAGTCGATCCCGGTGCTCATGGTGCTGTTCATGAGCTATTATGGACTTTCTGCCGCCGGCATCGAGTTGCCGCCATTTCTTGCGGCCTCGGCCTCGCTGGCGATCTACGCCTCCGCCTATCTCGCCGAGATCTGGCGTGGCTCGATCGAATCCGTGCCGCGCCAGCAATGGGAGGCCTCGGCCTCGCTGGCGCTGACCACGCCCCAGCAGTACCGCTACGTCATTCTGCCGCAGGCCCTGCGGATCTCGCTGCCGCCGACCGTCGGCTTCCTCGTGCAGCTCGTGAAAAACACCTCCATCGTCCAGGTCGTCGGCTTCGTCGACCTGATGCGCGCCGGCATGCTGGTCAACAATGCGACCTATCAGGCCTTCCAGATTTTCACGCTGGTGGCCGCGATCTATTTCGCGATCTGTTTCCCGCTGTCCCGGCTCAGCCGCCATCTTGAAAAGGTGATGAATGCCAGCCGTTCTCATTGA
- a CDS encoding 2-hydroxyacid dehydrogenase, with the protein MTNEKLPAMRIIFHGDNAASFSNGFAELAGSGAQVRILPDVLSAPAESQAYAEAEAIIGVKFDAGLPVPKGLKLFHVPGAGYDAVDLALLPAQASVCNCFGHEQAIAEYVMSALLARDIPLADADQKLRRGDWAYWAGSPDRVHGEIAGKTIGLLGFGHIGKAIARRAKAFEMQVHVANRSPVATSDLVDRAFTLDQMVAFCGSVDVVVVSVPLTGDTTGIVGAAELAAMKPDAVIVNVGRGPTIDEAALFEALQARRIGGAIIDTWYQYPNPAEPTILPSKLAFHELSNVLMTPHMSGWTSGTIRRRQQTMADNIKRCFSGTALINVVREGRSIA; encoded by the coding sequence ATGACGAACGAGAAGCTGCCCGCCATGCGCATCATCTTTCACGGCGACAACGCCGCCTCCTTCAGCAACGGCTTCGCCGAACTCGCCGGCAGCGGCGCGCAGGTCCGCATCCTGCCGGATGTGCTTTCGGCCCCGGCCGAGAGCCAGGCCTATGCCGAGGCCGAGGCGATCATCGGCGTGAAGTTCGACGCCGGCCTGCCCGTGCCGAAGGGGCTGAAGCTCTTCCATGTGCCGGGCGCCGGCTATGACGCGGTCGACCTCGCCTTGCTGCCCGCGCAAGCGAGCGTCTGCAATTGCTTCGGCCACGAGCAGGCGATCGCCGAATATGTGATGAGCGCGCTGCTCGCCCGCGACATCCCGCTCGCCGATGCCGACCAGAAGCTGCGCCGCGGCGACTGGGCCTATTGGGCCGGCTCGCCCGACCGCGTCCATGGCGAGATCGCAGGCAAGACCATCGGCCTGCTCGGCTTCGGCCATATCGGCAAGGCGATCGCGCGCCGCGCCAAGGCTTTCGAGATGCAGGTGCATGTCGCCAACCGCAGCCCGGTCGCGACCTCGGATCTCGTCGACCGCGCCTTCACCCTCGACCAGATGGTGGCGTTCTGCGGTTCGGTCGACGTGGTCGTCGTCTCGGTGCCGCTGACCGGAGACACCACCGGCATCGTCGGCGCGGCTGAGCTGGCGGCGATGAAGCCCGATGCGGTGATCGTCAATGTCGGCCGCGGCCCCACCATCGACGAGGCAGCGCTGTTCGAGGCGCTTCAGGCGCGCCGTATCGGCGGTGCGATCATTGACACATGGTATCAGTACCCAAACCCGGCGGAGCCCACTATTTTGCCGTCGAAGCTGGCTTTCCATGAGCTTTCAAACGTTTTAATGACACCGCACATGTCAGGCTGGACCAGCGGCACCATCCGCCGCCGTCAGCAGACCATGGCGGACAACATCAAGCGGTGCTTCTCCGGCACCGCCCTCATCAACGTGGTGCGAGAGGGACGCTCTATCGCCTGA
- a CDS encoding mandelate racemase/muconate lactonizing enzyme family protein, whose amino-acid sequence MKITTIETLRTEEFANVLWVRVHTDAGIIGLGETFYGAGAVEAHLHDTLAMRLLGKNPLHIEALHREMTNLPMAQASTGVESRATSAVDIALWDVFGKVCGQPVHQMLGGLCRDKQRIYNTCAGYNYVRSHNIKPVSTWNLGETEGPYEDLDGFMNRADAVAESLLESGITAMKIWPFDPPAIENQGMFITPEQMRKACEPFEKIRKAVGDKMEIMVEFHSLWNLPTAIKIARVLEQYSPTWYEDPIRMNSPQALGEFARSTTVSVCASETLGSRFPYKDMLDRDAMHIVMADLCWTGGLTEGRKIAAMADTYHRPFAPHDCIGPVGFIAAIHASFSQPNTLIQESVRAFYTGWYNELVTTMPVIKDGYVLPMEGPGLGVELLPAVFERSDLTVRRSSL is encoded by the coding sequence ATGAAGATTACCACAATCGAAACGCTACGGACCGAAGAGTTCGCCAATGTGCTGTGGGTTCGTGTCCACACCGATGCCGGCATCATCGGGCTTGGTGAGACCTTCTATGGCGCGGGCGCCGTCGAGGCGCATCTGCACGACACGCTGGCGATGCGGCTGCTCGGCAAGAACCCGCTCCACATCGAGGCGCTGCATCGCGAGATGACCAACCTGCCGATGGCGCAGGCATCGACCGGCGTCGAATCCCGCGCGACCTCCGCCGTCGACATCGCGCTCTGGGATGTCTTCGGCAAGGTCTGCGGCCAGCCCGTGCACCAGATGCTGGGCGGCCTGTGCCGCGACAAGCAGCGGATCTACAACACCTGCGCCGGCTACAATTATGTCCGCTCGCACAACATCAAGCCGGTCTCGACCTGGAATCTCGGTGAGACCGAAGGCCCCTACGAGGATCTCGACGGCTTCATGAACCGCGCCGACGCGGTCGCCGAGAGCCTGCTGGAGAGCGGCATCACGGCGATGAAGATCTGGCCGTTCGACCCGCCGGCGATCGAGAACCAGGGCATGTTCATCACGCCAGAGCAGATGCGCAAGGCCTGCGAGCCCTTTGAAAAGATCCGCAAGGCGGTTGGCGACAAGATGGAAATCATGGTCGAGTTCCACTCGCTCTGGAACCTGCCGACCGCGATCAAGATCGCCCGCGTGCTCGAGCAGTACAGCCCGACCTGGTACGAAGACCCGATCCGGATGAACTCGCCGCAGGCGCTGGGGGAGTTCGCGCGCTCGACGACGGTTTCGGTCTGCGCCAGCGAAACGCTGGGCTCGCGCTTCCCCTACAAAGACATGCTCGACCGCGACGCGATGCACATCGTCATGGCCGATCTCTGCTGGACCGGCGGTCTGACCGAAGGGCGCAAGATCGCGGCGATGGCCGACACCTATCACCGCCCCTTCGCGCCGCATGACTGCATCGGCCCGGTCGGCTTCATCGCGGCGATCCACGCCTCGTTCAGCCAGCCCAACACGCTGATCCAGGAATCGGTGCGCGCCTTCTACACCGGCTGGTACAACGAACTCGTCACGACGATGCCGGTGATCAAGGACGGCTATGTCCTGCCGATGGAAGGGCCGGGGCTCGGGGTCGAACTTCTGCCCGCCGTGTTCGAACGCTCGGACCTGACCGTCCGCCGCTCCAGCCTTTGA
- a CDS encoding transporter substrate-binding domain-containing protein, which yields MNLTKHLKIAGTLLAFGAGMLAAGQASAQSVTDIIKRGSVKIGVLIGAPPYGSVDSQGNAIGYDADVIALIGKYLGVKVEMVQLTPPARIPALEANKVDFLVATLAPTPERAKAVMFSIPYSAFQTGIYAKKNVAIKTWADLKGKKVGVNRGSSVEREFTSREKELNLTILRFEDDATVMQALFSGQVEAIAGPDAQANAAMKARGETETELKFVFGVQPNSMTMRKDAYELRQWLNNFIYYVKQNGELDAISQKWVGSPLPPLPTF from the coding sequence ATGAACCTGACGAAGCATCTCAAGATCGCCGGCACGCTGCTCGCGTTCGGCGCCGGCATGCTGGCCGCCGGCCAGGCCTCTGCCCAGAGCGTCACCGACATCATCAAGCGCGGCTCGGTGAAGATCGGCGTCCTGATCGGCGCGCCGCCCTACGGATCGGTCGATTCGCAGGGCAATGCGATCGGCTACGATGCCGACGTCATCGCGCTGATCGGCAAGTATCTCGGCGTCAAGGTCGAGATGGTCCAGCTCACCCCGCCGGCCCGCATCCCGGCACTGGAAGCCAACAAGGTCGACTTCCTCGTTGCCACGCTGGCCCCGACCCCCGAGCGCGCCAAGGCGGTGATGTTCTCCATCCCCTACAGCGCCTTCCAGACCGGCATCTACGCCAAGAAAAACGTCGCGATCAAAACCTGGGCCGATCTCAAGGGCAAGAAGGTCGGTGTCAACCGCGGCTCCAGCGTCGAGCGCGAGTTCACCAGCCGCGAGAAGGAACTCAACCTTACCATCCTGCGCTTCGAGGACGACGCCACCGTGATGCAGGCGCTGTTCTCCGGCCAGGTCGAGGCCATCGCGGGTCCCGACGCTCAGGCCAACGCGGCCATGAAGGCGCGCGGCGAAACCGAGACCGAGCTGAAATTCGTCTTCGGTGTCCAGCCGAACTCGATGACCATGCGCAAGGACGCCTATGAGCTGCGCCAGTGGCTCAATAACTTCATCTACTACGTCAAGCAGAACGGCGAACTCGACGCGATCTCGCAGAAGTGGGTCGGCAGCCCGCTGCCTCCGCTTCCGACCTTCTGA
- a CDS encoding aspartate dehydrogenase, giving the protein MSARRVALIGFGAIAGDIATALLAAREPGYALGALLRPGSASRARVPEAVAVLSGLDEVAAFAPDLVIEAAGHEAVRDSVPGCLGLGLPVLISSIGALHDEAFFAELVGTARKGGGRLLLASGALGGLDYVRAVRHAKQLALRYESRKPPAAWSAELARLGHDPETLAQPVTLFSGTAREAAALYPQNLNVAAALALAGPGFEATGVDVVCDPAAAGNMHIVTATSEFGTMTLEIANRPSPTNPKSSWIVAQALLAAIDQYFSPVVML; this is encoded by the coding sequence CCGTGTCGCCCTGATCGGGTTCGGTGCGATCGCGGGCGATATTGCGACGGCGCTGCTCGCGGCGCGGGAGCCGGGCTATGCGCTTGGCGCGCTGCTGCGTCCCGGCTCTGCTTCGCGGGCGCGCGTGCCCGAGGCTGTCGCGGTGCTGTCGGGGCTCGACGAGGTCGCGGCCTTCGCGCCTGATCTGGTGATAGAGGCCGCCGGCCACGAGGCCGTGCGCGACAGCGTGCCGGGCTGTCTCGGGCTCGGCCTGCCCGTGCTGATCTCGTCGATCGGCGCGCTGCATGACGAGGCGTTCTTCGCGGAGCTCGTCGGCACGGCGCGTAAGGGAGGCGGGCGGCTGCTGCTGGCTTCTGGCGCACTCGGCGGGCTCGATTACGTCCGTGCCGTGCGCCATGCAAAGCAGCTCGCACTGCGCTACGAATCGCGCAAGCCGCCGGCGGCCTGGAGCGCGGAGCTGGCGCGTCTCGGACATGATCCGGAGACGCTGGCGCAGCCGGTGACACTGTTCTCGGGCACGGCGCGCGAGGCGGCTGCGCTCTATCCGCAGAACCTCAACGTTGCGGCTGCGCTGGCACTGGCTGGCCCCGGCTTCGAGGCGACGGGCGTCGATGTCGTCTGCGACCCGGCGGCGGCCGGCAATATGCATATCGTGACTGCGACGAGCGAGTTCGGCACGATGACGCTCGAAATCGCCAACCGCCCTTCTCCGACCAACCCCAAATCATCCTGGATCGTGGCGCAGGCCCTACTGGCCGCCATCGATCAATATTTCTCACCCGTGGTGATGCTGTGA
- a CDS encoding SDR family oxidoreductase, with translation MRLDGKIAIITGGGSGIGHEACKLFAREGATVVVADRDLAAAERVAAEVTGKGGKATAHRVDVSKEAEIVAMIAKTVADHRRLDILVNNAGYGIAGTVVSTSEADWNALMAVNVNGVFLGCKHAIPVMTKQGGGAIVNTASAAANIGIHERAAYVASKGAVAALTRAMAIDHVDAGIRINAVAPGTIESPYFTKILSGPDGAELRRGLEERQAMERLGQPVEIAQAMLWLASDDASFCTGSVMVVDGGWTARGDRKPKNDRTSENKA, from the coding sequence ATGAGACTCGACGGCAAGATTGCGATCATCACCGGGGGCGGCTCCGGCATCGGCCATGAGGCGTGCAAGCTGTTCGCGCGCGAAGGTGCGACGGTCGTCGTGGCCGATCGCGACCTCGCCGCGGCCGAGCGGGTCGCGGCCGAGGTGACGGGCAAGGGCGGCAAGGCGACGGCGCATCGCGTCGACGTCAGCAAGGAGGCCGAGATCGTGGCGATGATCGCCAAGACCGTCGCCGACCACCGCCGGCTCGACATTCTCGTCAACAATGCCGGCTACGGCATCGCCGGCACCGTCGTCTCGACCTCGGAGGCCGACTGGAATGCGCTGATGGCGGTCAACGTCAACGGCGTCTTCCTGGGCTGCAAGCATGCGATCCCGGTCATGACGAAGCAGGGTGGCGGCGCGATCGTCAACACCGCCTCGGCGGCGGCGAATATCGGCATCCATGAGCGCGCGGCCTATGTCGCCTCGAAGGGTGCGGTCGCGGCGCTGACGCGCGCGATGGCGATCGACCATGTCGATGCCGGCATCCGGATCAATGCGGTTGCGCCGGGCACGATCGAATCGCCCTATTTCACCAAGATCCTGAGCGGACCCGACGGCGCCGAACTGCGCCGCGGGCTCGAGGAGCGCCAGGCGATGGAGCGTCTCGGCCAGCCGGTCGAGATTGCGCAGGCTATGCTCTGGCTCGCCAGCGACGACGCATCCTTCTGCACCGGCTCCGTGATGGTCGTCGATGGTGGCTGGACCGCGCGCGGTGATCGCAAACCCAAGAACGATCGCACATCAGAGAACAAGGCCTGA
- a CDS encoding dihydrodipicolinate synthase family protein, with amino-acid sequence MPRFKDFRPAGVIPATLLALNHDMSIDERQTRKHLRDCALVEGVSAVTVNGHASEVHACSFEEQKQILAASLVEVGDSVPLINGIYADGSIEAARLAAMAAKEGASALLVFPPNSMAMGGQLRPEMAIAHYRHIADATDLPIIAFQYPMGSGLGYPFETLLELFDKVPTIAAIKDWSNDPMLHEKHIRTFQTLPRPVNVLTTHSSWLMASLTLGCNGLLSGSGSVIADLQVALWRAVQAGDLKAAQAVNDRIVPLSQAFYAPPFLDMHNRMKEALVLLGRLDKSVVRPPLMKLPEAEIERIRQTLDRAGIAREGALALAA; translated from the coding sequence ATGCCCCGCTTCAAGGACTTCCGCCCGGCTGGCGTGATCCCGGCGACGCTGCTCGCGCTCAATCATGACATGTCGATCGACGAGCGCCAGACGCGCAAGCATCTGCGCGATTGCGCGCTGGTCGAGGGTGTCAGCGCGGTGACCGTCAACGGCCATGCCTCCGAAGTGCATGCCTGCTCCTTCGAGGAGCAGAAGCAGATTCTCGCCGCGTCGCTGGTCGAGGTCGGCGACAGCGTGCCGCTGATCAACGGCATCTATGCCGACGGCTCGATCGAGGCGGCACGGCTCGCCGCGATGGCTGCGAAGGAGGGGGCCTCGGCGCTGCTCGTCTTCCCGCCCAACAGCATGGCGATGGGCGGTCAGCTTCGCCCGGAGATGGCGATCGCGCATTACCGGCACATCGCGGACGCCACCGACCTGCCGATCATCGCCTTCCAGTATCCGATGGGCAGCGGGCTGGGCTATCCGTTCGAGACGCTGCTCGAACTCTTCGACAAGGTGCCGACGATCGCCGCGATCAAGGACTGGTCGAACGATCCGATGCTGCATGAGAAGCATATCCGCACCTTCCAGACGCTGCCGCGCCCGGTGAACGTGCTCACCACGCATTCCTCCTGGCTGATGGCCTCACTGACGCTGGGCTGCAACGGCCTGCTCTCCGGCTCGGGCAGCGTCATCGCCGATCTGCAGGTGGCGTTGTGGCGGGCCGTGCAGGCCGGCGATCTCAAGGCAGCGCAGGCCGTCAACGACCGCATCGTGCCGCTGTCGCAGGCGTTCTACGCGCCGCCTTTCCTCGACATGCACAACCGCATGAAGGAGGCATTGGTGCTGCTTGGCCGGCTCGACAAGTCGGTGGTCCGCCCGCCGCTGATGAAGCTGCCGGAGGCTGAGATCGAACGTATCCGGCAGACGCTCGACAGGGCCGGCATCGCGCGCGAGGGCGCGCTGGCGCTCGCCGCCTGA
- a CDS encoding amino acid ABC transporter permease: MILNGVGLTIVLSFVAIGLGLVLATLMSALRSLAGSWAGYVVDAYVELMRNTPFLVQLFMIFFGLPQLGIRMNGIEASLLAMTLNLAAYATEIIRAGVDSIHKSQIEAGLALALSRRQVFQYVILQPAFARVWPALSSQFVLMMLASSICSFVSVQELSGTAAIIEADTFRSFETYIVVTGVYLVLALSLKLALNWLGRKIFPQVSGLARLSDAHGEAA, encoded by the coding sequence ATGATCCTCAACGGAGTGGGGCTCACGATCGTCCTGTCCTTCGTCGCGATCGGGCTCGGTCTCGTCCTCGCGACGCTGATGAGCGCTCTGCGCAGCCTTGCGGGCAGCTGGGCCGGCTATGTCGTCGACGCCTATGTCGAGCTGATGCGCAACACGCCCTTTCTGGTCCAGCTCTTCATGATCTTCTTCGGCCTGCCTCAGCTCGGCATCCGCATGAACGGTATCGAAGCTTCGCTGCTGGCGATGACGCTCAATCTCGCCGCCTACGCCACCGAGATCATCCGCGCCGGCGTCGATTCGATCCATAAATCGCAAATCGAGGCCGGTCTGGCGCTGGCGCTGAGCAGGCGGCAGGTCTTCCAGTACGTCATCCTGCAGCCGGCTTTCGCCCGCGTCTGGCCGGCGCTGTCGAGCCAATTCGTGCTGATGATGCTCGCCTCCAGCATCTGTTCCTTCGTCTCGGTGCAGGAACTTTCCGGCACGGCCGCGATCATCGAGGCAGACACGTTCCGCAGCTTCGAAACCTATATCGTCGTCACCGGAGTCTACCTCGTTCTGGCGCTGTCGCTAAAGCTGGCGCTGAACTGGCTCGGCCGGAAGATCTTCCCGCAGGTGTCGGGCCTTGCCCGTCTCTCCGATGCACATGGGGAAGCCGCCTGA
- a CDS encoding amino acid ABC transporter ATP-binding protein — translation MPAVLIDDVYKRFGELEVLKGVSLSVEPGQVVALIGRSGSGKSTLLRCINGLEAINAGHIEVAGHVVDQDPKKLRELRKDVGIVFQSYNLFPHLTVGQNIMLSPKITQNVPQAQAQTLAREVLAQVGLSEKFDSYPDNLSGGQQQRVAIARSLAMRPKVMLFDEVTSALDPELTGEVLLVMEKLARDGMTMLLVTHEMAFARNVASTTVFMHQGKIWESGPSQELFGNPQTPELRNFVSAGAK, via the coding sequence ATGCCAGCCGTTCTCATTGACGACGTCTACAAGCGCTTCGGCGAGCTGGAAGTCCTGAAGGGCGTCTCGCTCAGCGTAGAGCCCGGCCAGGTCGTCGCGCTGATCGGCCGCTCCGGCTCGGGCAAGAGCACGCTCCTGCGCTGCATCAACGGCCTCGAGGCGATCAATGCCGGCCACATCGAGGTCGCCGGCCATGTCGTCGATCAGGATCCCAAGAAGCTGCGCGAACTGCGCAAGGATGTCGGCATCGTCTTCCAGAGCTACAATCTGTTTCCGCATCTGACGGTCGGCCAGAACATCATGCTCTCGCCGAAGATCACCCAGAACGTTCCGCAGGCGCAGGCCCAGACGCTGGCCCGCGAAGTGCTGGCGCAGGTCGGCCTGTCCGAGAAGTTCGACAGCTATCCCGACAACCTGTCTGGCGGCCAGCAGCAGCGCGTCGCCATCGCCCGCTCGCTCGCGATGCGGCCCAAGGTCATGCTGTTCGACGAGGTGACCTCGGCGCTCGATCCCGAACTGACCGGCGAGGTGCTGCTGGTCATGGAGAAGCTCGCCAGGGACGGCATGACCATGCTGCTGGTGACGCATGAGATGGCCTTTGCCCGCAACGTCGCGAGCACGACCGTCTTCATGCATCAGGGCAAGATCTGGGAGAGCGGGCCTTCGCAGGAGCTCTTCGGCAATCCGCAGACGCCGGAGCTGCGCAACTTCGTCAGCGCCGGCGCCAAGTAA